A portion of the Burkholderia sp. GAS332 genome contains these proteins:
- a CDS encoding Uncharacterized membrane protein YccC: MAYPTLRDWLFSVKTFAAAMIALYIGLALELPRPYWAMATVYIVSNPFVGATRSKALYRALGTALGASAAVLLVPPFVESPYLFSVIVALWTGTLLYLAVADRTARSYVFMLAAYTMPIIALPSVTNPGGVFDLAISRTEEITLGIVCASIVGSSLFPSRLAPTIIERTDAWFRDAAFYATETLSGRIAGSAISGARQRIASTINGLELLLSQLAYDHTRPDILTRAHELRGRMQLLLPMMSALADPLIALYNSGRQTWPEGLEALLNDVIKWFNTPRPAASAGYHPDAAANALRERIAAMQPPPAALANWDGALLSNALWRLKQVIDVWQDCRSLRIIITREEGSWRPRFRHWRLGGTERYFDRGIMLFSTVSAGAAVIIACSLWISSGWADGASAVTLAAVACCFFAALDEPAPMVFRFFVATAIAVVAAGIYLFAVLPHVHDFPMLVILFAAPFILVGTLIPRPQFNMVTVLVAVNTATFISIQDAYSADFLIFLNSNLAGLAGLLYAYLWTRATRPFGAELAASRLLRSSWADVVLTASTRTIEDPRNLAARMLDRLMQLIPRLAATDDHRHPSIESFRDLRIAFNALDLRRVTAKLGGEAPAAIEHVLDDVRQYFETCIDRRARQPVPESLMTSIDAAVARVTAQGLANAGAPSPTSQASARKLREALHALVGLRLSLFPATLITPTPPEPEAVA; this comes from the coding sequence ATGGCCTATCCCACCCTTCGCGACTGGCTGTTTTCGGTCAAGACGTTTGCCGCGGCGATGATCGCGCTCTACATCGGCCTCGCACTCGAGTTGCCCCGGCCGTACTGGGCGATGGCCACCGTCTACATCGTATCGAATCCGTTTGTCGGCGCGACCCGCTCCAAGGCGCTCTATCGTGCGCTCGGCACCGCCCTCGGCGCGTCGGCCGCGGTGCTGCTCGTGCCGCCGTTCGTCGAATCGCCGTATCTGTTCAGCGTGATCGTCGCGTTGTGGACGGGCACGCTGCTGTATCTGGCAGTCGCTGACCGCACCGCGCGCAGCTACGTCTTCATGCTGGCGGCGTACACCATGCCGATCATCGCCTTGCCTTCGGTGACGAATCCCGGCGGCGTGTTCGATCTGGCGATCAGCCGCACCGAAGAAATCACGCTCGGCATCGTGTGCGCGAGCATTGTCGGCAGTTCGCTGTTTCCTAGCCGGCTCGCGCCCACCATTATCGAGCGGACCGACGCGTGGTTTCGCGACGCCGCGTTCTATGCGACCGAAACGCTGTCCGGGCGCATTGCGGGCTCGGCAATCTCGGGGGCTCGCCAGCGGATCGCGTCCACGATCAACGGGCTGGAACTGCTGCTGAGCCAGCTTGCCTACGACCATACCCGGCCGGACATCCTGACCCGCGCTCACGAGTTGCGCGGGCGCATGCAGCTGCTGCTGCCGATGATGTCGGCGCTGGCCGATCCGCTGATCGCGCTGTACAACAGCGGCCGGCAGACATGGCCAGAGGGTCTCGAAGCGTTGCTCAACGACGTCATCAAGTGGTTCAATACGCCGCGCCCCGCAGCCAGCGCAGGCTATCACCCCGACGCGGCAGCCAACGCATTGCGCGAGCGCATCGCCGCGATGCAGCCGCCGCCGGCCGCCCTCGCGAACTGGGACGGCGCGCTGCTTTCGAACGCGCTGTGGCGTTTGAAACAGGTGATCGATGTGTGGCAAGACTGCCGCTCACTGCGCATCATCATCACGCGCGAAGAAGGCTCGTGGCGGCCACGCTTCCGCCATTGGCGGCTGGGCGGCACCGAGCGGTACTTCGACCGCGGCATCATGCTGTTCTCGACGGTATCGGCGGGCGCCGCGGTGATTATCGCGTGCAGTCTATGGATCAGCTCAGGCTGGGCGGACGGCGCCAGTGCGGTCACGCTGGCAGCGGTCGCCTGCTGCTTCTTCGCCGCGCTCGACGAACCCGCGCCCATGGTGTTCAGGTTCTTCGTCGCGACGGCAATTGCCGTGGTGGCCGCCGGCATTTATCTGTTCGCCGTACTGCCGCATGTGCATGATTTTCCGATGCTGGTCATCCTGTTCGCCGCGCCGTTCATTCTCGTGGGCACGTTAATCCCGCGTCCGCAGTTCAATATGGTCACGGTGCTGGTGGCCGTCAATACCGCCACCTTCATCAGCATTCAGGATGCCTACTCGGCCGACTTCCTGATCTTCCTGAACAGCAATCTCGCGGGCCTCGCAGGCTTGCTCTATGCCTATCTGTGGACCCGCGCGACGCGCCCGTTCGGCGCCGAACTCGCGGCCTCCCGGCTGTTGCGCTCGAGCTGGGCCGACGTAGTACTGACTGCGTCCACACGGACGATCGAAGACCCCCGCAATCTCGCCGCGCGCATGCTCGACCGCCTGATGCAGTTGATCCCGCGCCTTGCCGCCACGGACGACCATCGCCATCCGTCGATCGAAAGCTTCCGCGATCTGCGCATCGCCTTCAACGCACTCGATCTGCGCCGCGTGACCGCCAAGCTCGGCGGCGAAGCACCGGCCGCGATCGAACATGTCCTCGACGACGTGCGTCAATACTTCGAAACCTGCATCGACCGGCGCGCGCGCCAACCGGTGCCCGAGAGCCTGATGACGTCCATCGACGCCGCCGTGGCGCGCGTCACGGCACAAGGGCTCGCCAATGCCGGCGCGCCGAGCCCGACCTCGCAAGCCTCGGCTCGCAAGTTGCGCGAAGCGTTGCACGCGCTGGTCGGCTTGCGTCTTTCGCTATTTCCGGCCACGCTAATCACACCCACGCCGCCCGAACCGGAGGCCGTTGCCTGA